The following DNA comes from Xiphias gladius isolate SHS-SW01 ecotype Sanya breed wild chromosome 10, ASM1685928v1, whole genome shotgun sequence.
TCATTTATCCTGATCTTTCCTCTGcagtttttcacttttgagCAATACAAGAAGTTGCTGAATTTGACCCCTTTGTCTCCTGGTGTGGTAAGTCTTAGACGCAGAAACACCTGAATACACTCTcacctgtaaaataaacacacacacatggggcCGGAAAAGAAtgtacaaaaatcaacatttcagcTCTCCTGCCATAGGCTGataaaacaaaggcaaatgCCAAGAATAATTTTACCAGCCAAATTAATTGATGTAAATGTAAACCTTCCTGCCAATGTACAGTTTTCACTGGCGTTTCATGTACAAATGCAGGTAATGCAGTAGAACATTTAGAGAAtttcttattcattttacaTTCTTGTGTCAGACGTTGTAAGGTGATTTTATGAGAACTTATTAtagtgacaaacacaaaactgacataAAGACAGCTTAACTGTCTAAACCGAAGGCCATCTCACGTTAGAaaggataaaaagagaaattttcATGCGGGGATTAAGTAAAGACGGCCTAGAATAACACTTTTTTAAGGCGTTAAGCACATACCGTATGACAGCATCCCTGATGGCTAACACATTCGAGTGCATAATAGATGGTATAATAAAGGTAACGAACAGTCCATGAACCAACTTAAATCAATAACAACTGGGTGGTATGTAGCTTGCATTgcatagatttaaaaaatcatcCCATCCTTGTCTCAACCAATGGAGTGAACTACATAACATATAAATATGTTGTAGGGCTGTAGCTGTAATCATTAGTGTAATTTAAAAGCCTGTTCCAGTTTTACTTCGGTACAGGAATTAGATGTATGAAGTGTGGCGCTTCAATAGACCTTCCTATTTTTTGATTGTGCAGGAGCCATCTTTATTATAgaggctttgttttgttttgattttacctGCTCGAGTGTGAGAGATGGTTTGGTGATTAGCACGGACACAATttgaaagtagaaaaaaatgactgtataACACAgtcaaatgctttttaaaatctttttaaaacattgcaaactaatacaaattaaaacattttactggtAGAGTGCAGTCCATACTGTAAATATCGggacagttttgttttggatATTTATTCCATCACACTGGATTTGAAATCACACAATGACTATAAGATTAAAGTGCAGGCCTCAAGCTGGCCAGACACTGTGCATTTTTTATGAATCTTAGAGGTTATGTTAACTCcctttgcacatttttatcGGCCTCTCTGCACGGCCAAAACCTGCAGCTTTTATGCTCACACTGAACATTTAAGCATGCAATCCCTGGTCTGTTTAATCCATTAAAAATTCCAATAAAATTTATTCAAACACGACAACCGTGTAATCAGCACtgttgacaaaaagagagaaaggcagtGTTGCTTTATGCAATTCTAGTCAACAtaaagtgagaagaaaaacagaaaactatgGAGCCAGAACTGGAAGATGCAGACAGTCTGATCTGTATATTCTGCACTGaagttcagttttatatcaGAGCACAGTCTCAGTCAAGAGTAACACTACACCAGTAGTATAAGCTTATAACTAATCTTCTGACAGCAGCCATGTGGGAAATCGGACCGTGTAACTGCTCAAACTGCATAACAACCGTTCAAAATTTCTGACCTCCCAGAAAACCAACCGATCATCCAACAGCCGGATTGTTGATCACTCAGACGATTAATCGGGCATCCTCACCCCCTCAAACTGAACGTCAAACAACCACTGACTTGGCAtaaatttgacctgatggtggttTTTACATCTACATTAAATGAACcatgtaaaatatcaaaattacgTCCCTTTTTTACATGGTACCCAAGGCATGCTGTCTGCACTTTCGTGTAAAGCACATTGAGTTTCCCTGTGATGAAAtgtgctatatgaataaaattgccTTGCTTCGCCAGGGTAAAAAATTTTGATTCCTAACAATCAGGAGAACCCAAACACATTTAACACTTGTATTTGTGACTGAATCCTCATATACACTACATTATGTGATTTCAAATCCAGTGTGCTAGagtaaagccaaaacaatgtACTAGATAAAACTGTCCTGCTAAACAGACTCTACTGAATGTTTGCTTGGTGGTTGTTAATTCTGGAGACCGGTTACACCACAGGCCTTGAACTTATATTTAGTCAGTGTTTCAAGCTGGACAGATTTGCGTTGCTGAGGTGCGGTCAACACACACCACCTATTCAGTTGGCAGCCAAGTGTCAGCATTGATGGATGGCTTACCTGTAACTAAGCGTTGGGGCTGTCCCGGCACTGCACGTATCCCCGGCTTGTTTTTACAACCATTGGTGGAGAAATGTTTACCTGTCCCATCCatcatcttctctctcctcttctgcctCCTTCTCACTatcttcttcctccccttcaAGTGCCTGCAACCCCATTTCTCTCAGAGGCCCGTGCGTATCAAGTACTGTAATCACATCTGATCATTAGCGCAAGTGAATTACAGATTGGTTCTGAAtggctcgctctctctctctctctctctctctctctctctctctcatattcAGCATCGCACAGCTGAATGCCTTCACTCTGATTTatgaggacacacacagtaataatacaaataagGAATTAAAACGTGGCTGGCTGGCTGTGTAAACATTGCGAGGCATGTCTAAGAGGATGGGTCCCAGGGCTCTGACAGCAGGATAAAGAGGCAGGAAGAGTAATGAGCTATAGACACGTTTTTGACATGTTCCCATTACGCTTCTCTCTGagcacgcatgcatgcacacatgcacacacacacatgcacacacttacatGCAGACGTATACAGCCCCATGCAAATACATGCAGTGTAGCAAACTTCCACTGTATATTACTTGTCAGtgatatacatttataaataccTAGTGTGCTTATTACATCGCATTGGATGTCACTAAATGAATTAGTTATTTGGttattagaaaatatttgattgttgtatgtttttttttttactttcttgaaTATAATTTTCCACCTTTTTTAATGGTGATTTTTAAACACCTCGTTACTTTTTTCACAAtcttatttctttctttggttCTCCTACCTGTCTGTCAGATGATAACAAACACAGGTGTCTTCTGTGTCTTCAAACATTTGTCAAACGATAACAATGACAGCCGTGACAGAAACAAATATccatttcagaagaaaaaaaaagacactcgGGGAACAAGTTtccaaaaatgaaactacaatTCAGCAGTGAGTTCTTGTGGCCCAGACATGTTGGCAGTCTTCCTCATTGTCTATTCTGCTCTTTCACTACCGAAACATCGTATCCACATTGTCAGTCCTAAATCATGTTCATCTCCCCTACAGGCGCTGTCTGCCGCAGGGCTTGGCGCAGGCTTGACTGAGGCTGTTGTCGTCAATCCGTTCGAAGTGGTGAAAGTCAGTCTCCAGGCCAACAGGGATTCCTTCAAAGAGGTTGATAGAAATAAAACACCTTCTTAACATGTAAAGTGTTGGTAATTTGCATGTTTCTCTAGTGGCCCagtggttttgtgtctgtcttttgaATTCACTCTCTCCAATACAGCAACCTTCCTCATTTGCCCAAGCCAGACGCATCATTAAGTCGGACGGCTTCGGACTGAAGGGTCTGAATAAAGGATTAACATCAACACTGGGACGCCACGGGGTTTTTAACATGATCTACTTTGGCTTCTACTTCAATGTCAAGGATGCTATTCCCAGCAGCCCGGTAATATGCCAGTCAAAATCTATGATCACACTCCAACCTCCggttctgttttggtttttgccCACAAATGCAAACCCCAAGCCAAGGGACAGACACACTCTTTagctttgctttgttgtttgtaACTTTGACTACACCTAATTTTTGATAACCTCAGGCTATATGATACACACGTGGCTGGGACACGTGGGGAATAGCAAGTGTGGGGAATAGCAAGTGTGGGGAATAGCAAGTGTTTGACAGTGTGATTGGTTAACCTGACTGCCATGGCAAGTAGGAAGTAAAAATCAGAGAGGAGCTTGTAAGATCAGCTCTGCTAATACCTCGTCTGTTTGCTCGTCATAACATCCTCAAAGTCTCAGATTACACATCCGGCAGGGCCTGATGGCCCAAACAAaagttaattttgtttaatgGAAACGTTACCATACGCCAGTTCCACATGTACAAACTGGAGCATTAGATTAACTCCAATGAACTAATTGGAAGCAGACAAGGGTACTATTTTCAAGAGGAGGTTACAGGGGGAGCCCAGGCTCTGctatattttcaacatttatccAGTGACACATGATGTACAGAGAACCACGTGGTCATCCTCTGTGAATGATAATTATGTGGCTAGATGACTCAAATAGCTTTCTTCTCAGATTGTGGCTGTCGCTTTTGGGAATGATCCATCGGTATGTACATTGATGGAAAGTTCCTGTTTGTGAGAGGCTAATGATGGCCATTTGAGGCAGCAAAGCATAAATATTGTGGGTTGTGACAGCTTACAGGCTGAGCTGATAGTGGCATTTCTCCAAAGCCCCTTTGTCAGCAACATGAGCAATGAGCTTGCAACTCAAACATGTCCATAGTCAAATTCGGCCAGCCGAGCTCAGGCCTCTCTCATATCACCATTTGAATAGTAGAGAGGAGTCAGATACTACACCGCCATCGTTCACAAGTGAATGTGTGAGGAGATGTTTGCTTAAGACTGTTAGGAAGTGGGCTGATGGGTGTACTTAGGCCGCGGGTAAGTTACCCCCTTCCCCACATCCCGcttgaataaaacagaagaagTGGGATTAGCTGTTGATTTACCTCGGCTCTCAGGGTGTCCAGCCACTTGAGAATGGCCTGGACCAGAGAGGCTGCTGTCATTTGTAAAAATATCCTGGCCAATTAGCTGTCAGAGCTCTCTGAGTCTGGGCTTCTTTGGTACAGTAATACCCCTGTGCCGAGTCACAGCCCAATTACCCAAATTGTCCCCATATGCCTCCCCAGTCTGCCTGCATGAACCCTGTTTATAAATCCTCTGTCTTGGCTCCCCAAAGAACATGTGCTTCtgttcagccaatcagagtgcTGCACCTCAGTCAGGAAGCACTAATCTGCCCCCTGCTACCATAAAATGATCAGGGCTTTCATGCCAGCTTTGCAATCATATGCACAAGCCCCCTTCATGCTCTCCTCAAGTtcactcacatactgtacatacatgtatacacataatGTATCACCATTTACTTTTAACCACTCTGTAACACtactttctctttatttatgtttcGTGCCACCAAATTTAATACCTGGTTTCCACTCTAGAAATGTTTCCAGTAAAATTGTGCTTGTTGAATGCACATATGCcccacacaaatactgtatttttatttcaacccCATATCTCCTCTTCTTTGCTAGGACCCTACTCTTGAGTTCCTGAGGAAGTTTGCTATTGGTCTGGTGTCTGGGACCATCTCCTCCTGTGTGAACATTCCCTTCGACGTAGCCAAGAGCCGCATCCAAGGCCCCCAGCCAGTGCCGGGAGAGATAAAGTACCGCACCTGCTTCCAGACCATGGCCCTGGTGTATCGGGAGGAGGGGTACGAACAAGGGGGGGGGGATAAGTAGGCGATCCTCGggacaaaatttaaaacacactcactgGTGCATCCGAGAATTAAGAAGTACGGTTTTGTTAGCATTTGATAGTTGTTCAGAGAAGACAAATGTACCAGCTGCAGCTACAAGTTAGCAGAGTTCCATTGTGCTGTGTGAGTTTCCTACTTGAAGTACAGGGGAAGCGCATGAATAACTTGATGCAAAGCTGCAATCTGATAAATGGAAACCAAAAAGTGACGTTAGATCTCGGACTGTATTCCCCACGTGTGTGTTCATACATATCTGCAGTCTGTCaattgtacagtaaatgttaacATATTTTCAAGCCTCTGAGAATGACAGCTCTAAATGGAGGCTTCAAGGAAAGATCTATGTTATGTTAGCAATTGCCCTAGGCTTTCCACTTTCCCCCATGCAGCTCCACTAGACAAGGGCCAGTGAGATGTTTGTAGTTAGTGGACGCAGGAGCCTTGGGGGCTGCTGCAGGAACAGCACTGAAACGTTGTCGTCGCAGGGGTGCGTGGAGGGTGCCCCCTCCACCACATCCAGTCCTCTGCTCTAACACAACACAGTCCCAGCTAATTAGTGGTCCCTATGGGAGACGTCGTTAAGCAGACCCTAACGAGCCGCGCGGCGCTCCACAGGTCAATCTAATCAGACAGAGGGCCAGGGAGGAAGTGGGTCGAGCCTTATTAACGCCATCAGTGGCGGGGGCAGGGAGCAGGACAGGGAGCACGAGGCGGAGGCAGGCAGCCACTGATCACCTTGAACGCATTAAGGGGCAGGTACTCACCAGCGCTGGCCATTAGAATTCAACTATGTACCTGACTGGGCGAGACAGCCAGgccagcagacagacagcttatacacacattcacatgcaagTACAcgagcgcacacacatacagtacgaAAGGAATGTGTGtaagaagtattcagatttttttacttaagtaaaagtagcaataccacagtgtaacaATAGTCTGTTACAATTATGTCATGGATTTGGAATTTGAAAGCAAAaggacaaaagtgaaaaaacatcaaaatatacttaaaatagCCAAAGTATAAGAGCTTCTTATGCAGAGTGGCCCAgaataatattaatgtaatggaTTAATATTATTGATAATTATTGACGCATGaatgtgtacatcactttaatgtttcagctggtaaaggtgggctaattttaatactttatatactgctggtTAGCTTGTGAATTTGCACCccgggatcaataaagttttgtCTTATCTTAACCTAAAATTATGCATCATAATTTATATGttgattgtattttgttttaagaatCTGAATATGCAAAGTCACTAATAACTGatgttatcaaataaatgtagtgtcGTCGAAATGTATAGTAgtagaaaatagaaatactcaaagcACAGTACATCAAAACTTTATAAAAGTACGGTACAGGAGAAAATGTACTTAGTAATGTTGCATGCATGGATTAGCATATCCTATAATCAAACTGAAATCTTTACATGAGATCTTGTTCTGGAATATGGTATTTTGTAGTTGCACAACATTAatgttctatttattttttataggtATTTGGCACTATACAAGGGGCTGGTGCCCAAAGTAATGAGGCTTGGAccaggtaacaaaaaaaaatttccttaTATTGatattaacttttatttatgcCTGGGAACTCTCAAATTATTAATCTAGACAGAGCTTCCCATAGCACATTAGTGCTTCACTCAACTTTGCACAAGTATTTCCAATGAAATGAGGACAAGTGCTACTTCCCTCTCAGGCGTATTAATTCTTACTATTTTGCATAATGTGCTCAAAAAAGCCAACTGGATGTTTATCTATGTCATATTTGAATGGAATTATTGTGAGCTAGAGACACTGTCCCCTTTGTACACAGAGGCTGTGAGCTTTTGATGTAAGCCTATACTATATTCCTTTGTTACCTAGAAATCTTACCTGCCAGGGGCAGCAAAGCCTCTGAATCTGCGTTTTAGATCACATGACGCTAAATATCAGCTTCTATTGGTTTGGTAGCTCTTGCTGCTTATTCACTACCACAGAAATGCAGGTTTATTCACCGTAGCTCTCTTGTGTTCTGTTATAGGTGGAGCAGTGATGCTGCTGGTCTATGAATATGTGTCTGGATGGCTACAGAGGAACtggtaaccaaaaaaaaaaaaaaaaggaaaagaaacccACGCGAGTGCCTTATGCATTGTGCCTCAATGCTAATATCGTTACCTGACTCCAGTAACGTGAGAccaaattagtttttctttgttagttttttttaccTCGAATACGCAAGACTGCTCTTCAACATACCATATCAACATTTCAATATATCTTAGAAAGCAGCTTTCTAAGGAAAAACACACGTTGTCATCCAAGTCAATTTCTCAGgaattaaaaacagctgtaatgtt
Coding sequences within:
- the slc25a21 gene encoding mitochondrial 2-oxodicarboxylate carrier isoform X2 is translated as MHPLDVVKTRFQIQTGTSDPNSYKSLGDCFRTIFRNEGIFGFYKGILPPILAETPKRAVKFFTFEQYKKLLNLTPLSPGVALSAAGLGAGLTEAVVVNPFEVVKVSLQANRDSFKEQPSSFAQARRIIKSDGFGLKGLNKGLTSTLGRHGVFNMIYFGFYFNVKDAIPSSPDPTLEFLRKFAIGLVSGTISSCVNIPFDVAKSRIQGPQPVPGEIKYRTCFQTMALVYREEGYLALYKGLVPKVMRLGPGGAVMLLVYEYVSGWLQRNW
- the slc25a21 gene encoding mitochondrial 2-oxodicarboxylate carrier isoform X1, with protein sequence MTTKKPQSMLREASHQIIAGGSAGLVEICLMHPLDVVKTRFQIQTGTSDPNSYKSLGDCFRTIFRNEGIFGFYKGILPPILAETPKRAVKFFTFEQYKKLLNLTPLSPGVALSAAGLGAGLTEAVVVNPFEVVKVSLQANRDSFKEQPSSFAQARRIIKSDGFGLKGLNKGLTSTLGRHGVFNMIYFGFYFNVKDAIPSSPDPTLEFLRKFAIGLVSGTISSCVNIPFDVAKSRIQGPQPVPGEIKYRTCFQTMALVYREEGYLALYKGLVPKVMRLGPGGAVMLLVYEYVSGWLQRNW